Proteins from a genomic interval of Prinia subflava isolate CZ2003 ecotype Zambia chromosome W unlocalized genomic scaffold, Cam_Psub_1.2 scaffold_41_NEW, whole genome shotgun sequence:
- the LOC134565229 gene encoding moesin isoform X1 — MARTFSISLFRAISVRVTTMDAELEFAIQPNTTGKQLFDQVVKTIGLREVWFFGLQYQDTKGFSTWLKLNKKVTAQDVRKESPLLFKFRAKFYPEDVSEELIQDITQRLFFLQVKEAILNDDIYCPPETAVLLASYAVQSKYGDFNKDVHKSGYLASDKLLPQRVLEQHKLNKDQWEERIQVWHEEHRGMIREDAVLEYLKIAQDLEMYGVNYFSIKNKKGSELWLGVDALGLNIYEQNDRLTPKIGFPWSEIRNISFNDKKFVIKPIDKKAPDFVFYAPRLRINKRILALCMGNHELYMRRRKPDTIEVQQMKAQAREEKHQKQMERALLENEKKKRELAEKEKEKIEREKEELMERLKQIEEQTKKAQQELEEQTRRALELEQERKRAQEEAEKLAKERREAEEAKEALLRASHDQQKTQEQLAAEMAELTARITQLELARQKKESEAQEWQHKAQRVQEDLEKTKEELKTAMSTPHVTEPMHSENEHDDEQDENAAEASAELRSEATIKDRSEEERTTEAEKNERVQKHLKALSSELANARDETKKTANDMIHAENMRLGRDKYKTLRQIRQGNTKQRIDEFESM; from the exons ATGgcaaggactttctcaatttctctcttcagagcg aTCAGTGTGCGTGTTACCACCATGGATGCTGAGCTGGAGTTTGCCATCCAGCCCAATACCACAGGGAAGCAACTCTTTGATCAG GTTGTCAAGACAATTGGTTTGCGAGAGGTCTGGTTTTTTGGACTTCAGTATCAAGACACCAAGGGTTTCTCAACATGGCTAAAATTGAACAAAAAG GTAACAGCACAGGATGTACGTAAAGAAAGCCCCCTGCTTTTCAAATTTCGAGCCAAGTTCTACCCAGAAGATGTGTCAGAAGAGCTGATCCAGGACATCACACAGcgccttttctttctccaagtGAAGGAGGCAATTCTGAATGATGACATTTACTGTCCTCCAGAAACAGCTGTCCTTCTGGCTTCTTATGCCGTCCAGTCCAAATATGGAGACTTCAACAAAGATGTGCACAAATCTGGCTACCTTGCTAGTGATAAACTGCTCCCACAAAG GGTTTTGGAGCAGCACAAGCTTAACAAGGACCAGTGGGAGGAGAGGATCCAGGTGTGGCATGAGGAACATCGAGGAATGATTAG AGAAGATGCTGTTTTGGAGTACCTGAAAATTGCACAGGATCTGGAAATGTACGGTGTGAACTACTTCAGcattaaaaacaagaaaggctctgagctctggctAGGTGTAGATGCTCTTGGACTAAACATTTATGAGCAGAATGATAG GCTAACACCGAAAATTGGATTCCCTTGGAGTGAAATCAGAAATATCTCATTCAATGACAAGAAATTTGTTATTAAGCCTATTGACAAGAAAGCACCA GACTTTGTATTCTATGCCCCTCGGTTACGGATTAACAAACGAATCTTGGCACTTTGCATGGGGAACCATGAGCTCTACATGCGCAGGCGTAAACCAGACACCATTGAGGTGCAGCAGATGAAGGCACAGGCTCGGGAAGAGAAACATCAGAAACAGATGGAGAG AGCCCTGCTGGAAaatgagaagaagaagagagagttggcagaaaaggagaaggagaagattGAACGTGAGAAGGAGGAGCTGATGGAGAGACTCAAGCAAATTGAGGAGCAAACCAAGAAAGCTCAGCAAG AATTGGAAGAACAGACTCGCAGAGCTCTGGAGCTGGAACAGGagagaaaacgagctcaggaggaagcagagaaacTGGCTAAGGAACGTAGAGAAGCAGAAGAGGCAAAGGAAGCCCTATTGAGAGCATCCCATGATCAACAAAAGACCCAGGAACAGTTG gctgctgagatGGCAGAACTCACAGCTAGGAtcacacagctggagctggccaGGCAGAAGAAGGAGAGTGAGGCACAGGAGTGGCAGCATAAG gcacagagggtGCAGGAGGACCTAGAGAAGACCAAAGAGGAGTTGAAGACTGCCATGAGCACCCCTCATGTCACTGAACCCATGCACTCTGAGAACGAGCATGATGATGAGCAGGATGAGAATGCAGCAGAAGCCAGTGCTGAGTTACGGTCAGAGGCCACCATCAAGGACCGCAGTGAGGAGGAGCGCACCactgaagcagagaagaatGAGCGGGTCCAGAAACACTTGAAG GCTCTTTCCTCAGAGCTGGCAAATGCTCGGGATGAAACCAAGAAGACAGCAAATGATATGATCCACGCTGAGAACATGCGCCTAGGCCGAGACAAGTACAAGACCCTCCGTCAGATTCGGCAGGGTAACACCAAGCAGCGCATTGATGAGTTTGAGTCTATGTAA
- the LOC134565229 gene encoding moesin isoform X2 — translation MPKTISVRVTTMDAELEFAIQPNTTGKQLFDQVVKTIGLREVWFFGLQYQDTKGFSTWLKLNKKVTAQDVRKESPLLFKFRAKFYPEDVSEELIQDITQRLFFLQVKEAILNDDIYCPPETAVLLASYAVQSKYGDFNKDVHKSGYLASDKLLPQRVLEQHKLNKDQWEERIQVWHEEHRGMIREDAVLEYLKIAQDLEMYGVNYFSIKNKKGSELWLGVDALGLNIYEQNDRLTPKIGFPWSEIRNISFNDKKFVIKPIDKKAPDFVFYAPRLRINKRILALCMGNHELYMRRRKPDTIEVQQMKAQAREEKHQKQMERALLENEKKKRELAEKEKEKIEREKEELMERLKQIEEQTKKAQQELEEQTRRALELEQERKRAQEEAEKLAKERREAEEAKEALLRASHDQQKTQEQLAAEMAELTARITQLELARQKKESEAQEWQHKAQRVQEDLEKTKEELKTAMSTPHVTEPMHSENEHDDEQDENAAEASAELRSEATIKDRSEEERTTEAEKNERVQKHLKALSSELANARDETKKTANDMIHAENMRLGRDKYKTLRQIRQGNTKQRIDEFESM, via the exons aTCAGTGTGCGTGTTACCACCATGGATGCTGAGCTGGAGTTTGCCATCCAGCCCAATACCACAGGGAAGCAACTCTTTGATCAG GTTGTCAAGACAATTGGTTTGCGAGAGGTCTGGTTTTTTGGACTTCAGTATCAAGACACCAAGGGTTTCTCAACATGGCTAAAATTGAACAAAAAG GTAACAGCACAGGATGTACGTAAAGAAAGCCCCCTGCTTTTCAAATTTCGAGCCAAGTTCTACCCAGAAGATGTGTCAGAAGAGCTGATCCAGGACATCACACAGcgccttttctttctccaagtGAAGGAGGCAATTCTGAATGATGACATTTACTGTCCTCCAGAAACAGCTGTCCTTCTGGCTTCTTATGCCGTCCAGTCCAAATATGGAGACTTCAACAAAGATGTGCACAAATCTGGCTACCTTGCTAGTGATAAACTGCTCCCACAAAG GGTTTTGGAGCAGCACAAGCTTAACAAGGACCAGTGGGAGGAGAGGATCCAGGTGTGGCATGAGGAACATCGAGGAATGATTAG AGAAGATGCTGTTTTGGAGTACCTGAAAATTGCACAGGATCTGGAAATGTACGGTGTGAACTACTTCAGcattaaaaacaagaaaggctctgagctctggctAGGTGTAGATGCTCTTGGACTAAACATTTATGAGCAGAATGATAG GCTAACACCGAAAATTGGATTCCCTTGGAGTGAAATCAGAAATATCTCATTCAATGACAAGAAATTTGTTATTAAGCCTATTGACAAGAAAGCACCA GACTTTGTATTCTATGCCCCTCGGTTACGGATTAACAAACGAATCTTGGCACTTTGCATGGGGAACCATGAGCTCTACATGCGCAGGCGTAAACCAGACACCATTGAGGTGCAGCAGATGAAGGCACAGGCTCGGGAAGAGAAACATCAGAAACAGATGGAGAG AGCCCTGCTGGAAaatgagaagaagaagagagagttggcagaaaaggagaaggagaagattGAACGTGAGAAGGAGGAGCTGATGGAGAGACTCAAGCAAATTGAGGAGCAAACCAAGAAAGCTCAGCAAG AATTGGAAGAACAGACTCGCAGAGCTCTGGAGCTGGAACAGGagagaaaacgagctcaggaggaagcagagaaacTGGCTAAGGAACGTAGAGAAGCAGAAGAGGCAAAGGAAGCCCTATTGAGAGCATCCCATGATCAACAAAAGACCCAGGAACAGTTG gctgctgagatGGCAGAACTCACAGCTAGGAtcacacagctggagctggccaGGCAGAAGAAGGAGAGTGAGGCACAGGAGTGGCAGCATAAG gcacagagggtGCAGGAGGACCTAGAGAAGACCAAAGAGGAGTTGAAGACTGCCATGAGCACCCCTCATGTCACTGAACCCATGCACTCTGAGAACGAGCATGATGATGAGCAGGATGAGAATGCAGCAGAAGCCAGTGCTGAGTTACGGTCAGAGGCCACCATCAAGGACCGCAGTGAGGAGGAGCGCACCactgaagcagagaagaatGAGCGGGTCCAGAAACACTTGAAG GCTCTTTCCTCAGAGCTGGCAAATGCTCGGGATGAAACCAAGAAGACAGCAAATGATATGATCCACGCTGAGAACATGCGCCTAGGCCGAGACAAGTACAAGACCCTCCGTCAGATTCGGCAGGGTAACACCAAGCAGCGCATTGATGAGTTTGAGTCTATGTAA